A stretch of the Alnus glutinosa chromosome 6, dhAlnGlut1.1, whole genome shotgun sequence genome encodes the following:
- the LOC133871932 gene encoding uncharacterized protein LOC133871932 isoform X5, with protein sequence MVACPNYGKEGKKMKKKIFSTLPDAVVGQKNFTETNFFRKHPHLRSNNFHPNEVPAGPNTLLSVENSSLNHRTPAADEPPPPFTLLVFDEPPPSFSCSLSIHFRRCRTAEPSTEEGEIEGSGRVMFGSELQTANGYFQEKPPPGTVQALTASNPVTLSSDPSYDTMNYAIQESEGAQFDEAVMEQEKEIDPLDAFLPPPPKDKCSEELQRKINKFLDYKKYGKSFNAEVRNRKDYRNPDFLLHAVRYQDINQIGSCFSKDVFDPHGYDKSDYYDEIEADMRREELEKKKNNKVEFVSGGTQSGTVAPTPKVNMPIPGVSTAAATGLLSVPPAADTTTRDGRQNKKSKWMGIEEILCPLGARILFLQLGLMQHSYLLLMLAQGTWLLPKTVGSRRKKNLVKGRWIEDLEPRVNYHTTF encoded by the exons ATGGTGGCATGCCCGAACTACGGGAAGgaagggaaaaaaatgaaaaaaaaaatattttctacacTGCCCGACGCTGTCGTTggccaaaaaaatttcacagaAACAAATTTCTTCCGAAAACACCCTCACCTTCGTTCAAACAATTTTCACCCAAACGAAGTTCCAGCAGGCCCTAACACTCTCCTCTCTGTTGAAAACTCTTCCTTGAACCACCGCACACCCGCCGCCGACGAACCACCACCGCCGTTCACCCTCTTGGTTTTCGACGAACCGCCACCTTCCTTCTCCTGCTCTCTCTCTATCCATTTTCGCCGTTGCAGGACAGCCGAACCATCTACAGAA gAAGGAGAAATAGAAGGAAGTGGTCGGGTCATGTTTGGATCGGAGCTTCAAACTGCGAATG GTTATTTCCAAGAGAAACCACCTCCTGGAACTGTTCAGGCTTTAACAGCTAGCAATCCAGTAACTCTATCATCTGATCCGTCATATGATACAATGAACTATGCTATCCAGGAATCAGAGGGAGCACAGTTTGATGAAGCTGTTATGGaacaggaaaaagaaattgatccATTAGACGCGTTTCTCCCACCACCACCAAAAGATAAGTGCTCGGAGGAGCTACAA aggaaaataaataagtttCTTGATTACAAGAAATATGGAAAAAGCTTCAATGCAGAAGTACGGAATAGGAAGGATTACAGGAACCCTGACTTCTTGCTACATGCAGTGAGGTATCAAGATATCAATCAAATAGGGTCTTGCTTCAGTAAAGATGTATTTGACCCTCATGGATATGACAAAAGCGACTACTATGACGAAATAG AGGCTGATATGAGGCGTGAGGAactagaaaagaagaagaataataagGTTGAATTTGTTTCTGGAGGAACACAATCTGGAACAGTCGCTCCTACACCAAAAGTTAATATGCCTATTCCAG GTGTTTCAACTGCAGCTGCTACTGGTTTGCTATCTGTGCCACCTGCAGCCGATACCACTACTAGGGATGGTAGACAGAACAAGAAATCTAA gtGGATGGGGATCGAAGAAATTCTTTGTCCTCTGGGGGCCAGGATTCTATTTCTGCAGCTGGGGCTCATGCAGCACTCTTATCTTCTGCTAATGCTGGCACAGGGTACATGGCTTTTGC
- the LOC133871932 gene encoding uncharacterized protein LOC133871932 isoform X4, translating into MVSKKKQFEGIAMLSMYNDEEEDEDMEDIEEQEEEDDEKMERQEAEREQQYDDYMDSRMAEQDDSLTKSRDRIGGDAANDDSPPIASQNTTPQPQTPPPRVTAVSPQQEAVAASESVRMNGRRKLTIVDYGHDEVAMSPEPEEGEIEGSGRVMFGSELQTANGYFQEKPPPGTVQALTASNPVTLSSDPSYDTMNYAIQESEGAQFDEAVMEQEKEIDPLDAFLPPPPKDKCSEELQRKINKFLDYKKYGKSFNAEVRNRKDYRNPDFLLHAVRYQDINQIGSCFSKDVFDPHGYDKSDYYDEIEADMRREELEKKKNNKVEFVSGGTQSGTVAPTPKVNMPIPGVSTAAATGLLSVPPAADTTTRDGRQNKKSKWDKVDGDRRNSLSSGGQDSISAAGAHAALLSSANAGTGYMAFAQQRRWEAEEKKI; encoded by the exons ATGGTGTCGAAGAAGAAGCAATTCGAAGGCATTGCTATGTTGTCCATGTACAAcgacgaagaagaagatgaagacatggaagatattgaagaacaagaagaagaagatgatgaaaaaaTGGAGCGACAAGAAGCAGAGAGAGAGCAACAATATGATGATTACATGGATTCGAGAATGGCAGAACAGGATGATTCATTGACCAAAAGCAGAGATAGAATTGGCGGTGATGCTGCTAATGATGACTCGCCACCGATTGCCAGTCAGAATACAACGCCACAGCCTCAAACGCCACCGCCTCGAGTTACGGCAGTGTCACCGCAGCAAGAGGCGGTAGCTGCATCAGAGAGTGTGAGGATGAATGGGAGACGGAAGCTTACGATTGTGGACTATGGTCACGATGAAGTTGCTATGTCTCCTGAGCCTGAG gAAGGAGAAATAGAAGGAAGTGGTCGGGTCATGTTTGGATCGGAGCTTCAAACTGCGAATG GTTATTTCCAAGAGAAACCACCTCCTGGAACTGTTCAGGCTTTAACAGCTAGCAATCCAGTAACTCTATCATCTGATCCGTCATATGATACAATGAACTATGCTATCCAGGAATCAGAGGGAGCACAGTTTGATGAAGCTGTTATGGaacaggaaaaagaaattgatccATTAGACGCGTTTCTCCCACCACCACCAAAAGATAAGTGCTCGGAGGAGCTACAA aggaaaataaataagtttCTTGATTACAAGAAATATGGAAAAAGCTTCAATGCAGAAGTACGGAATAGGAAGGATTACAGGAACCCTGACTTCTTGCTACATGCAGTGAGGTATCAAGATATCAATCAAATAGGGTCTTGCTTCAGTAAAGATGTATTTGACCCTCATGGATATGACAAAAGCGACTACTATGACGAAATAG AGGCTGATATGAGGCGTGAGGAactagaaaagaagaagaataataagGTTGAATTTGTTTCTGGAGGAACACAATCTGGAACAGTCGCTCCTACACCAAAAGTTAATATGCCTATTCCAG GTGTTTCAACTGCAGCTGCTACTGGTTTGCTATCTGTGCCACCTGCAGCCGATACCACTACTAGGGATGGTAGACAGAACAAGAAATCTAAGTGGGATAAG gtGGATGGGGATCGAAGAAATTCTTTGTCCTCTGGGGGCCAGGATTCTATTTCTGCAGCTGGGGCTCATGCAGCACTCTTATCTTCTGCTAATGCTGGCACAGGGTACATGGCTTTTGC
- the LOC133871932 gene encoding uncharacterized protein LOC133871932 isoform X2, which translates to MVSKKKQFEGIAMLSMYNDEEEDEDMEDIEEQEEEDDEKMERQEAEREQQYDDYMDSRMAEQDDSLTKSRDRIGGDAANDDSPPIASQNTTPQPQTPPPRVTAVSPQQEAVAASESVRMNGRRKLTIVDYGHDEVAMSPEPEEGEIEGSGRVMFGSELQTANGYFQEKPPPGTVQALTASNPVTLSSDPSYDTMNYAIQESEGAQFDEAVMEQEKEIDPLDAFLPPPPKDKCSEELQRKINKFLDYKKYGKSFNAEVRNRKDYRNPDFLLHAVRYQDINQIGSCFSKDVFDPHGYDKSDYYDEIEADMRREELEKKKNNKVEFVSGGTQSGTVAPTPKVNMPIPGVSTAAATGLLSVPPAADTTTRDGRQNKKSKWDKVDGDRRNSLSSGGQDSISAAGAHAALLSSANAGTGYMAFAKDGGKQKKKKSSERKVDRRS; encoded by the exons ATGGTGTCGAAGAAGAAGCAATTCGAAGGCATTGCTATGTTGTCCATGTACAAcgacgaagaagaagatgaagacatggaagatattgaagaacaagaagaagaagatgatgaaaaaaTGGAGCGACAAGAAGCAGAGAGAGAGCAACAATATGATGATTACATGGATTCGAGAATGGCAGAACAGGATGATTCATTGACCAAAAGCAGAGATAGAATTGGCGGTGATGCTGCTAATGATGACTCGCCACCGATTGCCAGTCAGAATACAACGCCACAGCCTCAAACGCCACCGCCTCGAGTTACGGCAGTGTCACCGCAGCAAGAGGCGGTAGCTGCATCAGAGAGTGTGAGGATGAATGGGAGACGGAAGCTTACGATTGTGGACTATGGTCACGATGAAGTTGCTATGTCTCCTGAGCCTGAG gAAGGAGAAATAGAAGGAAGTGGTCGGGTCATGTTTGGATCGGAGCTTCAAACTGCGAATG GTTATTTCCAAGAGAAACCACCTCCTGGAACTGTTCAGGCTTTAACAGCTAGCAATCCAGTAACTCTATCATCTGATCCGTCATATGATACAATGAACTATGCTATCCAGGAATCAGAGGGAGCACAGTTTGATGAAGCTGTTATGGaacaggaaaaagaaattgatccATTAGACGCGTTTCTCCCACCACCACCAAAAGATAAGTGCTCGGAGGAGCTACAA aggaaaataaataagtttCTTGATTACAAGAAATATGGAAAAAGCTTCAATGCAGAAGTACGGAATAGGAAGGATTACAGGAACCCTGACTTCTTGCTACATGCAGTGAGGTATCAAGATATCAATCAAATAGGGTCTTGCTTCAGTAAAGATGTATTTGACCCTCATGGATATGACAAAAGCGACTACTATGACGAAATAG AGGCTGATATGAGGCGTGAGGAactagaaaagaagaagaataataagGTTGAATTTGTTTCTGGAGGAACACAATCTGGAACAGTCGCTCCTACACCAAAAGTTAATATGCCTATTCCAG GTGTTTCAACTGCAGCTGCTACTGGTTTGCTATCTGTGCCACCTGCAGCCGATACCACTACTAGGGATGGTAGACAGAACAAGAAATCTAAGTGGGATAAG gtGGATGGGGATCGAAGAAATTCTTTGTCCTCTGGGGGCCAGGATTCTATTTCTGCAGCTGGGGCTCATGCAGCACTCTTATCTTCTGCTAATGCTGGCACAGGGTACATGGCTTTTGC
- the LOC133871932 gene encoding uncharacterized protein LOC133871932 isoform X3, with protein sequence MVSKKKQFEGIAMLSMYNDEEEDEDMEDIEEQEEEDDEKMERQEAEREQQYDDYMDSRMAEQDDSLTKSRDRIGGDAANDDSPPIASQNTTPQPQTPPPRVTAVSPQQEAVAASESVRMNGRRKLTIVDYGHDEVAMSPEPEEGEIEGSGRVMFGSELQTANGYFQEKPPPGTVQALTASNPVTLSSDPSYDTMNYAIQESEGAQFDEAVMEQEKEIDPLDAFLPPPPKDKCSEELQRKINKFLDYKKYGKSFNAEVRNRKDYRNPDFLLHAVRYQDINQIGSCFSKDVFDPHGYDKSDYYDEIEADMRREELEKKKNNKVEFVSGGTQSGTVAPTPKVNMPIPGVSTAAATGLLSVPPAADTTTRDGRQNKKSKWMGIEEILCPLGARILFLQLGLMQHSYLLLMLAQGTWLLRSKDGGKQKKKKSSERKVDRRS encoded by the exons ATGGTGTCGAAGAAGAAGCAATTCGAAGGCATTGCTATGTTGTCCATGTACAAcgacgaagaagaagatgaagacatggaagatattgaagaacaagaagaagaagatgatgaaaaaaTGGAGCGACAAGAAGCAGAGAGAGAGCAACAATATGATGATTACATGGATTCGAGAATGGCAGAACAGGATGATTCATTGACCAAAAGCAGAGATAGAATTGGCGGTGATGCTGCTAATGATGACTCGCCACCGATTGCCAGTCAGAATACAACGCCACAGCCTCAAACGCCACCGCCTCGAGTTACGGCAGTGTCACCGCAGCAAGAGGCGGTAGCTGCATCAGAGAGTGTGAGGATGAATGGGAGACGGAAGCTTACGATTGTGGACTATGGTCACGATGAAGTTGCTATGTCTCCTGAGCCTGAG gAAGGAGAAATAGAAGGAAGTGGTCGGGTCATGTTTGGATCGGAGCTTCAAACTGCGAATG GTTATTTCCAAGAGAAACCACCTCCTGGAACTGTTCAGGCTTTAACAGCTAGCAATCCAGTAACTCTATCATCTGATCCGTCATATGATACAATGAACTATGCTATCCAGGAATCAGAGGGAGCACAGTTTGATGAAGCTGTTATGGaacaggaaaaagaaattgatccATTAGACGCGTTTCTCCCACCACCACCAAAAGATAAGTGCTCGGAGGAGCTACAA aggaaaataaataagtttCTTGATTACAAGAAATATGGAAAAAGCTTCAATGCAGAAGTACGGAATAGGAAGGATTACAGGAACCCTGACTTCTTGCTACATGCAGTGAGGTATCAAGATATCAATCAAATAGGGTCTTGCTTCAGTAAAGATGTATTTGACCCTCATGGATATGACAAAAGCGACTACTATGACGAAATAG AGGCTGATATGAGGCGTGAGGAactagaaaagaagaagaataataagGTTGAATTTGTTTCTGGAGGAACACAATCTGGAACAGTCGCTCCTACACCAAAAGTTAATATGCCTATTCCAG GTGTTTCAACTGCAGCTGCTACTGGTTTGCTATCTGTGCCACCTGCAGCCGATACCACTACTAGGGATGGTAGACAGAACAAGAAATCTAA gtGGATGGGGATCGAAGAAATTCTTTGTCCTCTGGGGGCCAGGATTCTATTTCTGCAGCTGGGGCTCATGCAGCACTCTTATCTTCTGCTAATGCTGGCACAGGGTACATGGCTTTTGC
- the LOC133871932 gene encoding uncharacterized protein LOC133871932 isoform X1 produces the protein MVSKKKQFEGIAMLSMYNDEEEDEDMEDIEEQEEEDDEKMERQEAEREQQYDDYMDSRMAEQDDSLTKSRDRIGGDAANDDSPPIASQNTTPQPQTPPPRVTAVSPQQEAVAASESVRMNGRRKLTIVDYGHDEVAMSPEPEEGEIEGSGRVMFGSELQTANGYFQEKPPPGTVQALTASNPVTLSSDPSYDTMNYAIQESEGAQFDEAVMEQEKEIDPLDAFLPPPPKDKCSEELQRKINKFLDYKKYGKSFNAEVRNRKDYRNPDFLLHAVRYQDINQIGSCFSKDVFDPHGYDKSDYYDEIEADMRREELEKKKNNKVEFVSGGTQSGTVAPTPKVNMPIPGVSTAAATGLLSVPPAADTTTRDGRQNKKSKWMGIEEILCPLGARILFLQLGLMQHSYLLLMLAQGTWLLPKTVGSRRKKNLVKGRWIEDLEPRVNYHTTF, from the exons ATGGTGTCGAAGAAGAAGCAATTCGAAGGCATTGCTATGTTGTCCATGTACAAcgacgaagaagaagatgaagacatggaagatattgaagaacaagaagaagaagatgatgaaaaaaTGGAGCGACAAGAAGCAGAGAGAGAGCAACAATATGATGATTACATGGATTCGAGAATGGCAGAACAGGATGATTCATTGACCAAAAGCAGAGATAGAATTGGCGGTGATGCTGCTAATGATGACTCGCCACCGATTGCCAGTCAGAATACAACGCCACAGCCTCAAACGCCACCGCCTCGAGTTACGGCAGTGTCACCGCAGCAAGAGGCGGTAGCTGCATCAGAGAGTGTGAGGATGAATGGGAGACGGAAGCTTACGATTGTGGACTATGGTCACGATGAAGTTGCTATGTCTCCTGAGCCTGAG gAAGGAGAAATAGAAGGAAGTGGTCGGGTCATGTTTGGATCGGAGCTTCAAACTGCGAATG GTTATTTCCAAGAGAAACCACCTCCTGGAACTGTTCAGGCTTTAACAGCTAGCAATCCAGTAACTCTATCATCTGATCCGTCATATGATACAATGAACTATGCTATCCAGGAATCAGAGGGAGCACAGTTTGATGAAGCTGTTATGGaacaggaaaaagaaattgatccATTAGACGCGTTTCTCCCACCACCACCAAAAGATAAGTGCTCGGAGGAGCTACAA aggaaaataaataagtttCTTGATTACAAGAAATATGGAAAAAGCTTCAATGCAGAAGTACGGAATAGGAAGGATTACAGGAACCCTGACTTCTTGCTACATGCAGTGAGGTATCAAGATATCAATCAAATAGGGTCTTGCTTCAGTAAAGATGTATTTGACCCTCATGGATATGACAAAAGCGACTACTATGACGAAATAG AGGCTGATATGAGGCGTGAGGAactagaaaagaagaagaataataagGTTGAATTTGTTTCTGGAGGAACACAATCTGGAACAGTCGCTCCTACACCAAAAGTTAATATGCCTATTCCAG GTGTTTCAACTGCAGCTGCTACTGGTTTGCTATCTGTGCCACCTGCAGCCGATACCACTACTAGGGATGGTAGACAGAACAAGAAATCTAA gtGGATGGGGATCGAAGAAATTCTTTGTCCTCTGGGGGCCAGGATTCTATTTCTGCAGCTGGGGCTCATGCAGCACTCTTATCTTCTGCTAATGCTGGCACAGGGTACATGGCTTTTGC